One Natrinema halophilum genomic window carries:
- the aglM gene encoding UDP-glucose 6-dehydrogenase AglM, with amino-acid sequence MNVSIVGSGYVGTTIAACLADLGHDVINVEIDKEIVDSINAGEAPIHESGLEERIADYAGTNLRATTEYDEVRDTDVTFLCLPTPQTDDGSLDLAIMRAGAESLGRTLESKDGDHLVVVKSTVLPGTTEDVVAPILEGESGTSIGDGIDIAMNPEFLRMGTAVTDFLEPDKIVLGTAFDDAAATLRELYAPILEQENTDLVETDIREAELIKYANNAFLAAKVSLVNELGNIAAEYDTDAYEVLEAVGLDDRISDRFMRSGLGWGGSCFPKDVNALRAGAREQGYDPELLDAVVAVNDTQPRRLVDLLADHFHLEGARIAVLGLSFKPGTDDVRKSRALDVIDHLGERGATVVAYDPVAIENVRPDYPSVEYAESAEEALEGADGAVVATDWPEFDELSFAGMARSVVIDGRRIDVDESALEVYEGLTW; translated from the coding sequence ATGAACGTCTCCATCGTCGGCAGCGGCTACGTCGGCACCACCATCGCGGCCTGTCTCGCGGATCTCGGTCACGACGTGATCAACGTCGAAATCGACAAGGAAATCGTCGACAGCATCAACGCCGGCGAGGCACCGATCCACGAGTCGGGCCTCGAGGAACGAATCGCCGACTACGCGGGTACGAACCTCCGCGCGACGACGGAGTACGACGAGGTCCGCGACACGGACGTCACCTTCCTCTGTCTACCCACGCCCCAGACCGACGACGGGAGTCTCGACCTCGCGATTATGCGCGCCGGAGCGGAGTCACTGGGCCGGACACTGGAGAGCAAAGACGGCGATCACCTCGTGGTCGTCAAGAGTACGGTCCTGCCCGGCACGACCGAGGACGTGGTTGCACCGATCCTCGAGGGCGAATCCGGTACCTCGATCGGCGACGGAATCGATATTGCGATGAACCCCGAGTTCCTCCGAATGGGGACCGCAGTCACGGACTTTCTCGAACCGGATAAGATCGTCCTCGGAACCGCATTCGACGATGCGGCGGCCACACTTCGCGAACTGTACGCACCGATTCTTGAGCAAGAAAACACGGATCTCGTCGAAACGGACATCCGCGAAGCCGAACTCATCAAGTACGCGAACAACGCGTTCCTCGCTGCCAAGGTCTCGCTGGTCAACGAACTGGGCAACATCGCGGCCGAATACGATACAGACGCCTACGAAGTTCTCGAGGCGGTCGGCCTCGACGACCGAATTTCCGACCGGTTCATGCGCTCGGGGCTGGGCTGGGGCGGCTCCTGTTTCCCGAAGGACGTCAACGCGCTCCGGGCCGGGGCGCGCGAGCAAGGCTACGATCCCGAACTGCTCGACGCGGTCGTCGCGGTCAATGACACGCAGCCGCGTCGGCTCGTCGACCTGCTCGCGGATCACTTCCACCTCGAGGGAGCCCGCATCGCGGTTCTCGGTCTTTCGTTCAAGCCCGGCACCGACGACGTCCGAAAATCCCGCGCGCTCGACGTGATCGACCACCTCGGAGAGCGCGGCGCGACGGTCGTCGCGTACGACCCGGTCGCGATCGAGAACGTGCGACCCGACTATCCGAGCGTCGAGTACGCGGAGTCGGCCGAGGAGGCACTCGAGGGCGCGGACGGCGCAGTCGTCGCGACTGATTGGCCGGAGTTCGACGAGCTGTCGTTTGCGGGAATGGCTCGCTCCGTCGTCATCGACGGCCGACGGATCGACGTCGATGAGTCCGCACTCGAGGTCTACGAGGGGCTAACCTGGTAA
- a CDS encoding metal-dependent hydrolase yields the protein MADLLSHVLLAYAGCTVAGWYRPIPDRWVSVVMIGAILPDLNRVTLLVTNETLETTLGVPFDFGALSTLGGAIFLAGVGAIVVVDRHRLAFVALFAGALSHLLIDGLKAYADGLAGPWLYPLTWARHPTPSLYVSSDPAVLALAVTVAAVVTGIDRYFINSDRAIAVPW from the coding sequence GTGGCTGACCTCCTCTCACACGTCCTGCTCGCCTACGCGGGCTGTACGGTCGCGGGCTGGTACCGTCCGATACCGGATCGCTGGGTCTCCGTGGTGATGATCGGGGCGATCCTCCCGGATCTGAATCGAGTTACCCTGCTCGTCACGAACGAGACGCTCGAGACGACCCTCGGCGTTCCATTCGACTTCGGTGCGCTGTCGACGCTCGGCGGTGCTATCTTCCTCGCGGGCGTCGGCGCGATTGTCGTCGTCGACCGGCACCGACTGGCGTTCGTCGCGTTATTCGCGGGTGCGCTGTCGCATCTCCTCATCGACGGCCTCAAGGCGTACGCTGACGGATTGGCCGGCCCGTGGTTGTACCCGCTCACGTGGGCGCGCCATCCGACGCCGAGCCTCTACGTCTCGTCGGATCCAGCCGTCCTCGCGCTCGCTGTCACGGTCGCCGCCGTCGTCACCGGGATCGACAGGTACTTCATCAACTCCGACCGGGCTATCGCGGTTCCGTGGTGA
- a CDS encoding DUF4330 family protein gives MPLIDDEGNLFGVVNVIDALAVALLLAVFVAGIAFVGVLGSDGEPETKYATIDLGGQPDYVVERVSEGDTITVDGSSNNFTITDVYVTPSNGKAIRNRTQVRVRAEIHGETVQLEDQEEPQFQFAGEPLQVGNDMRVATNNYSATGRVTSLDPKGKTLTTAETPVLLETTISERTADRIAAGDTVTVGSQTVATVTNVQLYPAGGDQFRAFVGAELRTLQRGSAPMYAGRKVTVESQISMSPDGYDLTAAVVRRGADQEIGDLTTIDAEIKLENIPPEVADEFQTGMTESIRSETLVTIESVESEPAEIVLESEDGDIYLREHPKNKDVTLSVTLRTRQTDTGLRFYGDSLQTGDTVVLDFGTTRAAGTVTNIG, from the coding sequence ATGCCGCTAATTGACGACGAGGGCAACCTCTTCGGCGTCGTTAACGTCATCGACGCACTTGCGGTCGCCCTTCTCCTCGCCGTATTCGTCGCAGGAATTGCGTTCGTGGGCGTCCTCGGCTCGGACGGAGAGCCCGAAACGAAATACGCCACCATCGACCTCGGCGGTCAACCCGATTACGTGGTCGAGCGCGTGAGCGAAGGGGATACGATCACCGTGGACGGCTCGTCGAACAACTTCACGATCACCGACGTCTACGTGACGCCGTCGAACGGTAAAGCCATCAGGAACCGGACCCAGGTGAGGGTCCGCGCCGAGATACACGGCGAGACTGTCCAACTCGAAGATCAGGAGGAGCCGCAGTTCCAGTTCGCCGGGGAGCCGCTACAGGTCGGTAACGACATGCGGGTCGCGACGAACAACTACTCCGCCACGGGTCGAGTGACGAGTCTCGATCCGAAGGGAAAGACCCTCACCACCGCTGAAACGCCCGTCTTGCTCGAGACGACGATATCGGAGCGAACGGCGGATCGAATCGCAGCCGGGGATACCGTTACGGTCGGCTCACAAACCGTCGCAACGGTAACGAACGTCCAGTTGTACCCTGCCGGAGGGGATCAGTTCCGGGCGTTCGTGGGCGCGGAATTACGGACGCTCCAGCGGGGATCGGCGCCGATGTATGCTGGCCGAAAAGTGACCGTCGAGAGCCAGATCAGCATGAGTCCTGACGGGTACGATCTCACAGCAGCGGTCGTCCGACGGGGGGCTGATCAAGAAATCGGCGACCTGACGACGATCGATGCCGAAATAAAACTCGAGAACATCCCCCCCGAAGTCGCAGACGAATTCCAGACCGGGATGACGGAATCGATTCGCAGCGAGACGCTGGTCACGATCGAATCCGTCGAGTCCGAACCCGCCGAGATCGTCCTCGAAAGCGAAGACGGGGACATCTACCTCCGCGAGCATCCGAAAAACAAGGACGTCACGCTCTCCGTCACATTGCGCACACGGCAGACTGATACCGGACTCCGGTTTTACGGCGACTCGCTCCAGACCGGCGATACGGTCGTCCTCGATTTCGGAACGACGCGCGCCGCTGGGACAGTCACGAATATCGGATAG
- a CDS encoding VanZ family protein, whose product MSTRDPIRRDSKRWVPAAVITALICYWSLVASPPPIPLVDDIVSGGDIASMPSVTVHAAVVPIDVSWFDTRHGLAYAALARSLEYALADGETDTTRLLPLVFCVTICFGAVMEIGQLARFGRVASLADVASNAVGAGAAITLSAGRRRSFTPSSPSSDRT is encoded by the coding sequence GTGTCGACTCGAGACCCCATTCGGCGGGACAGCAAGCGGTGGGTGCCGGCCGCCGTCATCACCGCCCTCATTTGCTACTGGTCGCTGGTCGCGTCGCCGCCACCGATCCCACTGGTGGACGATATCGTCTCGGGCGGCGATATCGCGTCGATGCCGTCCGTGACCGTACACGCCGCCGTCGTCCCTATCGACGTTTCCTGGTTCGACACTCGCCACGGACTCGCGTACGCTGCACTAGCCCGCAGTCTCGAGTACGCTCTCGCCGACGGCGAAACGGATACGACTCGTCTCCTCCCGCTCGTCTTCTGCGTCACGATCTGCTTCGGCGCGGTGATGGAGATCGGTCAACTGGCGCGTTTCGGCCGCGTCGCCTCCCTGGCCGACGTCGCGAGCAACGCCGTGGGTGCCGGCGCCGCGATCACGCTGTCCGCAGGGAGACGACGGTCGTTCACCCCCTCATCTCCCTCGAGCGATCGGACGTAA
- a CDS encoding antitoxin VapB family protein, whose translation MSKNIAISDDVYRELKREKGNRSFSEVIRDHLEERRRLTDVTGANILDQETHDDVKNDIEDLSQGTLSRLDDETV comes from the coding sequence ATGAGCAAAAACATCGCAATCTCCGACGACGTGTATCGCGAACTGAAACGGGAAAAAGGGAATCGGAGTTTCAGCGAGGTGATTCGAGACCATCTCGAGGAGCGCCGCCGCCTCACCGACGTCACGGGAGCTAACATCCTGGATCAGGAGACGCACGACGACGTGAAGAACGATATCGAAGACCTCAGTCAAGGTACACTCTCTCGACTTGACGATGAAACTGTGTGA
- a CDS encoding HVO_A0556 family zinc finger protein, with the protein MHLQQDQPDQSTTLLARLEDTACSFCDDGRLVREEYKGNAAVVCTNCGTPAAQIWNEETSPSDATTVAVSPTDR; encoded by the coding sequence ATGCACCTCCAACAAGATCAGCCGGATCAGTCAACGACGCTCCTGGCTCGGCTCGAGGATACGGCGTGTTCCTTCTGTGACGATGGCCGTCTCGTCCGAGAGGAGTACAAGGGGAATGCGGCGGTGGTCTGTACGAACTGCGGGACTCCAGCAGCGCAGATCTGGAACGAGGAGACGTCGCCGAGCGACGCCACGACAGTCGCAGTCTCCCCCACGGACCGATAG
- a CDS encoding DNA-binding protein encodes MHLRYRLAIGVVCLLILSGICVHYGSANDENWPHPTGDQLQKQGPGAFVGERILLFGEVRSVDDDADVITIHVLDDSNDVAAELEVHGFELRVEPGGVVQVYGVLESEAVIEADQTVVVNRDPSTTAYKLGTSLVGLLLAVGYFLRTWHVNVRELAFEPRASVPERNAEYEEGPRSG; translated from the coding sequence GTGCATCTCAGGTATCGACTCGCGATCGGCGTCGTCTGTCTCCTCATTCTCAGCGGTATCTGCGTCCACTACGGTTCTGCGAACGACGAGAACTGGCCCCATCCAACCGGTGACCAGCTTCAGAAACAGGGGCCTGGTGCGTTCGTCGGCGAACGAATACTCCTGTTCGGCGAGGTTCGATCCGTCGACGATGACGCCGACGTAATCACCATTCACGTTCTGGACGACAGCAACGACGTTGCAGCCGAACTCGAGGTCCATGGCTTCGAACTGCGAGTCGAACCGGGCGGCGTGGTACAGGTGTACGGCGTCCTCGAGTCCGAAGCGGTGATCGAGGCTGATCAGACGGTCGTCGTCAACCGCGATCCGTCGACGACGGCGTACAAACTCGGGACGTCGCTCGTCGGCCTTCTGCTGGCGGTGGGCTACTTCCTCCGGACGTGGCATGTAAACGTCCGAGAACTTGCCTTCGAACCGAGAGCGAGTGTCCCCGAACGCAACGCTGAATACGAGGAGGGACCCCGCAGTGGCTGA